The following are from one region of the Cytobacillus firmus genome:
- a CDS encoding cysteine protease StiP family protein — translation MNKTADKFGSYSEDDVVFLLKDLSGYSLEGSIEQREKNIQSGQHYSETLPIEYQPPEKYLSLFWETLEDYKRKTALSTGAVAEQIWKQKGKNTVLVSLARAGTPVGILIKRYLSEVYGVSLPHYSISIVRDRGIDENAIKHILKAHPGCEIQFVDGWTGKGAISIELTKACRKFQETYGVILDDTLAVLADPGYCTTLYGTREDFLIPSACLNSTVSGLVSRTVLNKSLIGPEDFHGAKYYSELEEADVSNQYLSAVAEEFRAIKQEAFELAKRIMENPGEASFKGMEEIQRIQEEFNIESINFVKPGVGETTRVLLRRLPWKILMKDPESPYVGHILMLARERNVEIIHYPDMSYTCCGLIKKTGEKS, via the coding sequence ATGAATAAAACAGCAGATAAATTTGGTTCATATAGTGAAGATGATGTTGTCTTTTTATTGAAGGATTTAAGCGGATATTCACTTGAAGGATCCATTGAGCAAAGAGAAAAAAACATTCAGTCCGGTCAGCATTATAGTGAAACACTTCCTATTGAATATCAGCCGCCTGAAAAATACCTCTCCCTGTTTTGGGAAACACTTGAGGATTATAAAAGGAAAACAGCATTGTCAACAGGAGCGGTTGCTGAGCAGATCTGGAAGCAAAAAGGAAAAAATACTGTTTTAGTTTCTCTTGCGAGGGCCGGAACACCTGTTGGAATTCTGATAAAGCGGTATCTTTCTGAAGTATATGGTGTGAGTTTGCCGCATTACAGCATTTCCATTGTCAGGGACCGCGGGATTGACGAAAATGCGATAAAGCATATTTTAAAAGCACATCCCGGCTGTGAAATTCAATTTGTGGACGGATGGACAGGAAAAGGGGCTATTTCTATTGAATTAACCAAGGCCTGCAGAAAATTCCAAGAAACGTATGGTGTTATACTCGATGATACCCTGGCAGTTCTTGCTGATCCCGGTTATTGCACAACTTTATATGGAACGAGGGAAGACTTTTTGATTCCAAGTGCCTGTCTCAATTCAACTGTTTCAGGATTGGTGAGCAGAACTGTATTAAATAAATCCCTAATTGGGCCCGAAGACTTCCATGGGGCCAAATATTATAGTGAGCTGGAAGAAGCAGATGTTTCAAACCAATATCTCTCGGCAGTAGCAGAAGAGTTCCGTGCTATTAAGCAGGAAGCTTTCGAACTTGCGAAGAGGATTATGGAAAACCCGGGGGAAGCAAGCTTTAAAGGCATGGAAGAGATTCAGAGAATACAAGAGGAATTCAATATTGAATCTATTAACTTTGTAAAGCCGGGAGTCGGTGAAACTACCAGAGTTCTTCTGAGAAGGCTTCCATGGAAAATCCTGATGAAAGATCCAGAAAGTCCATATGTTGGCCATATTTTGATGCTTGCCCGTGAGCGGAACGTCGAGATTATTCATTATCCAGATATGAGTTATACCTGCTGCGGATTAATTAAAAAGACGGGAGAAAAATCATGA
- a CDS encoding anthrax toxin lethal factor-related metalloendopeptidase, which yields MRKMVLTITIMIVSLALLGNSQAAMGGIKLKDYPHSSKLKEFLSLKSPRQLGEIFIVPLEPFDEREAAEMISRVDHLPASLLSKIEDEDIRVKLFTGKLTDNPTAQHLAGVIPRGYTGDTTWDDVPGIGGSKTVLVKIGFSERGKGHGSVNLELHELAHSVDRHVYNGIRFNQKFLSVWKAEKAKLFPGQNYLLSFPEEYFAEAFAMFFAEGESRKLLRENAPKTYSFIKELK from the coding sequence ATGCGCAAAATGGTGCTTACTATTACAATTATGATTGTTTCGCTTGCGCTGCTTGGGAATTCTCAGGCTGCCATGGGCGGCATAAAACTAAAGGATTACCCGCACTCCTCTAAGCTTAAAGAGTTTCTCAGTCTGAAATCTCCGCGCCAGCTTGGTGAGATCTTTATTGTTCCTCTCGAACCTTTTGATGAGAGAGAGGCTGCAGAAATGATTTCCCGGGTGGATCATCTGCCCGCCTCCCTGCTCTCCAAAATAGAGGATGAAGATATCAGGGTGAAATTATTCACGGGAAAACTGACTGATAATCCTACAGCCCAGCACCTCGCAGGAGTAATTCCCCGCGGCTATACTGGGGATACCACTTGGGATGATGTCCCGGGGATTGGCGGGTCAAAAACAGTGCTTGTGAAAATAGGCTTCAGTGAGAGGGGGAAAGGTCATGGATCCGTTAATCTGGAACTTCATGAACTTGCCCATTCTGTTGATCGTCATGTTTACAATGGCATTCGATTTAATCAGAAGTTTCTTTCTGTGTGGAAAGCTGAAAAAGCTAAATTGTTCCCGGGGCAAAATTATCTTCTTTCCTTCCCGGAAGAATATTTCGCTGAGGCATTTGCCATGTTTTTTGCAGAAGGGGAATCTAGAAAACTATTAAGAGAGAATGCGCCGAAAACCTATTCTTTTATTAAAGAATTAAAATAA
- a CDS encoding YceG family protein — protein sequence MNLSYSQIKTHILKVTYENWSAQLTKPINERESYRVEQKTLHVGQIVARFLGVPLDEDEYYNRLFDLIHTQKSGLLLLSEEHLDKTINNQQFQAIQKVLNINREQNLSINRFAAFLDGEQLLIKSSSPSLHRKIREAMISMLNLFSEKESGGLKNQDIRRVLVDVIKWSANHLGADLKDIDPKAGMPKILWYGNGKKSHYYFLYYLIQMGCDVLYFSPSGEDPLSEMDQEVQDSFVHHYPEKKKPEPFPQEKRRRSATVAYRASREIETILNHEGSGLYKPWQLREYTPSSVTLKTTYDELFILIKEKAMIRPNFEVKDGRVMIPSIFSKIQGVSRNRKEYWDRIQTISQYEESLLIKRFPFTNSVNNDFRFHYRNALDGEGKLDPEKIISGHYWRYQQLPGGLQNGIAKAIRNMCDHPRLKPLPGESEEELKIYLFSQSLQIPPSILKLMQQFDYSQEVPKIILYNNELNGTMVRSDAALLLLLNQFGIDIVLYNPPGHNDIENFIEEDLYDVHWLEDVVFEQEFKEPSFLKKVLFQGLLKNLKGD from the coding sequence TTGAACTTGTCGTACAGTCAAATTAAAACTCACATCTTAAAAGTTACATATGAGAACTGGAGCGCTCAGTTAACAAAGCCTATTAATGAACGTGAAAGTTACAGAGTGGAACAGAAGACGCTGCATGTTGGCCAAATTGTTGCCAGATTCCTTGGCGTTCCCCTTGATGAAGATGAATATTATAATCGTCTTTTTGATTTAATTCACACACAGAAATCAGGGCTTCTCCTCCTCAGTGAAGAACATCTGGATAAAACCATTAATAACCAGCAGTTTCAGGCGATACAAAAAGTCCTTAATATTAACCGGGAACAGAATTTATCCATAAACCGATTTGCTGCTTTTCTAGATGGAGAACAGCTGCTGATCAAATCTTCCTCACCGTCCCTGCACAGGAAAATAAGAGAAGCGATGATCAGTATGCTGAATCTGTTTTCTGAAAAGGAATCAGGCGGGTTGAAAAACCAGGATATAAGAAGAGTGCTTGTAGATGTGATTAAGTGGTCCGCTAATCATTTGGGTGCAGATCTTAAAGATATTGACCCGAAAGCGGGTATGCCAAAAATCCTATGGTACGGAAATGGGAAAAAGAGTCATTATTACTTTTTGTACTATTTAATCCAAATGGGATGCGATGTACTTTATTTTTCTCCTTCAGGAGAAGACCCTCTTTCAGAAATGGATCAGGAAGTTCAGGATTCTTTTGTACATCATTATCCTGAAAAGAAAAAGCCAGAACCTTTCCCGCAGGAAAAAAGACGAAGGAGTGCTACAGTCGCCTATAGGGCTTCCAGGGAAATAGAAACCATTCTTAACCATGAGGGTTCAGGACTTTATAAACCGTGGCAGCTTAGGGAGTATACTCCTTCTTCTGTGACCTTGAAAACCACTTATGATGAACTTTTTATTTTAATTAAAGAGAAAGCCATGATCCGTCCAAACTTTGAGGTGAAGGATGGAAGGGTTATGATACCGTCCATTTTTTCAAAGATTCAGGGAGTAAGCAGGAATCGCAAGGAATACTGGGATCGAATACAAACGATCAGCCAATATGAAGAAAGTCTGCTGATAAAAAGATTCCCTTTCACCAACAGCGTCAACAATGATTTTCGTTTCCATTATCGCAATGCACTGGACGGGGAAGGGAAGCTTGACCCTGAAAAAATCATTTCAGGGCACTATTGGAGGTATCAGCAGCTTCCTGGCGGTCTTCAAAATGGAATTGCAAAGGCCATTAGAAATATGTGTGATCACCCGCGATTAAAGCCGCTGCCTGGTGAATCGGAAGAAGAATTGAAGATTTATCTGTTCAGCCAAAGCCTGCAAATTCCGCCGAGCATTCTGAAATTAATGCAGCAATTTGATTACTCTCAGGAAGTCCCTAAGATTATCCTCTATAATAACGAGCTGAACGGGACGATGGTCAGATCGGATGCAGCACTCCTTTTGCTGCTTAATCAGTTTGGGATAGATATTGTACTGTATAATCCGCCGGGCCATAACGACATTGAGAACTTCATTGAGGAAGATTTATATGATGTTCACTGGCTCGAGGATGTTGTGTTTGAACAGGAATTTAAGGAGCCATCCTTTCTAAAAAAGGTTCTCTTTCAAGGATTATTAAAAAATTTAAAGGGTGATTGA
- a CDS encoding toxic anion resistance protein, with protein sequence MNPTKSTELNLTAQLQDDKLTENNVSEIKLALRQEPEVQNLARSIDEKDQIQILEFGKEPAVQISRFSDQILSNMRTTKVEDSGELLKQLGRIMDKFDKKDFEQGPKGIFGKLFKRGEKMIEKLFGKYQTMGAEIDKVYVEISKYQSEMVDSTTMLEQMYEQNYQYYLTLEKYAVAGQMKADDLKANQLPQLEARAAQGDQMASMQLDTLRNAVDLLEQRVYDLEMAKMVSLQTAPQIRLLQRGNTKLIGKINSAFVTTIPIFKNGLIQAVAAKRQKLVADSMSELDRRTNEMLVRNAQNISNQSADIARLAGGPSIKIETIEESWNIIMKGMQETKSIEEENKRLREEGTRRLEQLQDNFKKMKQQG encoded by the coding sequence ATGAATCCGACTAAATCAACAGAACTAAATTTAACAGCCCAGCTGCAGGATGATAAATTAACCGAAAATAACGTTTCAGAAATTAAGCTTGCTCTAAGGCAGGAGCCTGAGGTGCAAAATCTGGCCAGGTCCATTGATGAGAAGGATCAAATTCAAATACTTGAATTCGGCAAAGAGCCTGCTGTTCAGATTTCCCGCTTCTCTGACCAGATATTGAGCAATATGAGAACAACGAAGGTTGAAGATTCAGGTGAACTTTTAAAGCAGCTCGGCAGGATCATGGACAAATTTGACAAGAAGGATTTCGAGCAGGGACCTAAAGGCATCTTTGGCAAGCTTTTCAAGCGCGGAGAAAAAATGATTGAGAAGCTTTTCGGAAAATACCAGACAATGGGTGCGGAAATTGATAAAGTGTATGTAGAAATTTCCAAATACCAAAGTGAAATGGTCGATTCTACAACCATGCTTGAACAAATGTATGAGCAGAATTATCAGTACTATCTGACGCTCGAAAAATATGCTGTTGCAGGACAAATGAAAGCCGATGATTTAAAGGCCAATCAGCTTCCACAGCTGGAAGCGCGGGCGGCTCAGGGAGATCAGATGGCTTCGATGCAGCTTGATACGTTAAGAAATGCCGTCGATTTACTCGAGCAAAGAGTTTATGATCTTGAAATGGCTAAAATGGTTTCCCTTCAGACAGCACCGCAAATCCGGCTGCTTCAGAGAGGAAATACCAAGCTCATCGGAAAGATTAATTCTGCCTTTGTAACCACTATTCCAATTTTTAAAAACGGTCTGATTCAGGCAGTCGCAGCCAAAAGACAAAAGCTTGTTGCTGATTCTATGAGCGAGCTGGATAGACGGACAAACGAAATGCTCGTGCGCAATGCGCAGAATATTTCAAACCAAAGTGCTGATATTGCAAGATTGGCAGGCGGTCCAAGCATTAAGATTGAAACGATTGAGGAATCCTGGAATATCATCATGAAAGGTATGCAGGAAACAAAATCAATAGAAGAAGAAAACAAACGTCTGCGAGAAGAAGGAACCAGGAGACTGGAACAGCTCCAGGACAATTTTAAAAAAATGAAGCAGCAGGGTTAG
- a CDS encoding HAD family hydrolase codes for MRMFASDLDRTLIYSNKALADFGQSAESLIDVERKDGREIAFMSNQALRLLKEISAQMIFVPVTTRTYEQFKRIFIFEDAFNIPYTVTSNGANIHYHGKPLEEWSSIVQKRLKTECALLEEVMGRSQSLELNGKIKMAENLFFYYILEEKLTAEAKKAIAGLAESFGWRISHQGRKLYFMPNPICKGEAVKFIQEREDIKMVFGAGDSMLDHDFLKFCDFAYVPNHGELAAEKSIPYPYLISNNIGTAAAEEILNDILNSIKERV; via the coding sequence ATGAGGATGTTTGCGTCAGATTTGGACAGGACACTGATTTACTCAAATAAAGCACTTGCAGATTTTGGGCAGTCAGCAGAAAGTTTAATAGATGTCGAGCGTAAAGATGGCAGGGAAATTGCTTTTATGTCAAACCAAGCTCTCAGATTGCTGAAAGAGATATCCGCTCAAATGATCTTTGTGCCTGTCACTACGAGAACATATGAACAATTTAAGCGTATTTTCATTTTTGAGGATGCTTTTAACATTCCATATACTGTTACATCGAATGGCGCCAATATCCATTATCATGGGAAACCTCTTGAAGAGTGGTCCAGCATAGTCCAAAAACGGCTAAAGACAGAGTGTGCATTGCTTGAGGAAGTGATGGGCAGATCACAGAGTCTGGAATTGAATGGGAAAATAAAAATGGCTGAAAATCTTTTCTTTTATTATATTCTTGAAGAAAAATTAACAGCTGAAGCCAAAAAAGCAATAGCTGGTCTGGCTGAATCCTTTGGGTGGAGAATTTCCCATCAGGGAAGAAAGCTGTATTTTATGCCAAATCCCATTTGTAAGGGAGAGGCAGTGAAATTCATTCAGGAACGGGAAGATATTAAGATGGTATTCGGGGCAGGAGATTCCATGCTTGACCATGACTTTTTAAAGTTTTGCGACTTTGCATACGTACCAAACCATGGAGAACTGGCAGCTGAAAAGTCCATCCCATATCCATACTTAATTTCTAATAATATAGGGACAGCAGCAGCGGAAGAAATTCTAAATGATATTTTAAACAGTATTAAAGAAAGAGTTTAG
- a CDS encoding thymidylate synthase, which yields MKQYLDLCRHVLENGTKKEDRTGTGTISTFGYQMRFDLQEGFPLVTTKKLHLKSIIHELLWFLNGDTNVKYLQDNGVRIWNEWADEEGNLGPVYGHQWRSWTGADGNTVDQITSLIEQIKTNPDSRRLIVNAWNVGEIEKMALPPCHCMFQFYAADGKLSCQLYQRSADVFLGVPFNIASYALLTMMVAQVCDLEPGEFVHTFGDVHIYQNHLEQVNLQLGRDPRKLPMMKINPDVKDIFSFKFDDFQLEDYDPHPHIKGVVSV from the coding sequence ATGAAACAATATTTGGATCTTTGTAGGCATGTTCTGGAAAATGGCACTAAAAAAGAAGACCGTACAGGCACAGGTACAATAAGCACGTTTGGTTATCAGATGCGCTTTGACCTGCAGGAGGGCTTCCCGCTTGTTACTACTAAGAAATTGCATCTAAAATCCATTATCCATGAGCTATTATGGTTTTTAAATGGTGATACAAATGTGAAATATCTTCAGGACAATGGTGTGCGGATATGGAATGAGTGGGCAGACGAGGAAGGGAATCTAGGGCCCGTTTATGGACATCAGTGGAGATCCTGGACAGGTGCTGATGGAAATACAGTTGATCAGATCACCAGCCTGATTGAGCAAATCAAAACAAATCCTGATTCCCGTCGCCTGATTGTAAATGCATGGAATGTTGGAGAAATTGAAAAGATGGCTTTGCCGCCTTGCCACTGTATGTTCCAGTTTTACGCTGCAGATGGAAAGCTATCCTGCCAGCTTTATCAGAGGTCTGCGGATGTCTTTCTCGGCGTGCCGTTTAATATTGCTTCCTATGCTTTACTGACTATGATGGTTGCGCAGGTTTGCGATCTGGAGCCTGGTGAATTTGTTCATACTTTCGGTGATGTGCATATCTACCAGAATCATCTTGAACAGGTAAACCTCCAGCTGGGCCGTGATCCCCGAAAGCTTCCAATGATGAAGATTAATCCAGATGTGAAAGATATTTTCAGCTTTAAGTTTGACGATTTCCAGCTTGAAGACTATGATCCGCATCCTCATATTAAAGGAGTTGTCAGTGTATGA
- a CDS encoding TerD family protein, with protein sequence MAINLQKGQRVDLTKGNPGLSKIMVGLGWDPVQKSGGGGLLGSLFGGGGGANIDCDASVIMLGDNGKLKSNKDVIYFGNLKSGDGSVQHTGDNLTGAGDGDDEQVMIDLSRVPAHIHKMVFVVNIYDSVKRKQHFGMIQNAFIRVVNSSNNQELIHYNLTDNYSGSTSLIVGEIYRHGNDWKFAAVGTGTASPGLSDVVRSYS encoded by the coding sequence ATGGCAATAAATCTTCAAAAAGGCCAGCGTGTTGACTTAACTAAAGGAAATCCGGGATTATCTAAAATTATGGTAGGATTAGGCTGGGATCCAGTTCAAAAAAGCGGAGGCGGCGGTCTCCTGGGATCTTTATTCGGAGGCGGCGGCGGAGCAAATATAGACTGCGACGCTTCTGTAATCATGCTTGGTGATAATGGAAAGCTTAAAAGCAATAAAGATGTCATTTACTTCGGTAATTTAAAGAGCGGAGATGGAAGTGTTCAGCATACTGGAGATAACCTCACAGGTGCAGGCGACGGAGATGATGAGCAGGTGATGATTGATTTAAGCAGAGTGCCTGCGCACATTCATAAAATGGTATTCGTTGTAAACATTTATGACAGCGTTAAGAGAAAGCAGCATTTCGGCATGATCCAGAATGCATTCATCAGAGTAGTAAACTCCAGCAACAATCAGGAACTGATTCATTACAACCTGACTGACAACTACAGCGGAAGTACCAGCTTAATAGTTGGAGAGATTTATCGCCATGGAAACGATTGGAAGTTCGCAGCAGTAGGCACAGGAACTGCTTCTCCCGGCCTTTCAGATGTTGTGCGCTCTTATTCTTAA